GAGTCCCAAGCCCGCCCCGCCCATGTCGCGGGCGCGTGCCTTGTCTACACGATAAAAACGCTCAAAGATGTGGGGAAGATCTTTTTCGGGAATCCCAATCCCCGTATCGCGGACGCTGAATTTGGCAAACCCCTCATCATAGCGAAGTTGCAAGGTCACCCGTCCCCCTTCAGGGGTGTATTTAATGGCATTCGTGATCAGGTTGAGCATAAGCTGCTTGAGGCGATCCGTATCCCCCTTGATGCGCACTGCTTCAATCCCTGCCGAAACAACCTCTACCTTTTTCCCCGCCAAAACTTTCGCTTGGCGGTAAAGCTCAAGGGCAAGGGTGTCCATATCGATAATCCGCATATCAAGTGGTAGCCGTCCGGCGTCTGCCTGTGCCAACAGCAGCAGATCGCCCACCAAACGCACCATCCGCTTGTTCTCGCTCTCAATCGCCTCTACTTCAAGGGAATCCATCTGCGGATAAAAGCGGCGGATGAGATCAACATTCCCTTGAATCGTGGTCAGCGGCGTCCGCAGTTCATGGGAAATATCGGCAACAAAGCGCCGCTGCGCCTTAAAAAGCCGTTCAAGACGGGCTAAGGTTGTGTTGAAGGTTGCCGCCAGTTGACCCAATTCGTCGTTCGCCCCCTCATAGGGAATGCGCTTGCTCAGGTCATCGGCGGCGGTGATTTGCGTGGCAATCTGGCTGATTGTCTCAATTGGCTGAAGCGCCTGCCCCGCAATGATCAACCCGATGAGGAAGGACACCACCAGCGCCACCCCCCCCGCTCCCACCATGACCCACACCAAGCGGCTCATTGCCGCTTTTAAGAGTGTCAACGGCGACATAATTTGGATAGCGCCAATGTGTCCCCCATCAGGGCGCACAAGGGGAAAGGTGGAGACTATCGCTGGCGTTCCGTCGTCTAGAATCACGTCAATCGTCGTCAACTGAACGTTCATCAAGCCTTGACGATCAAAGGGATAAATGAAGGTGGTGTTTGCCGTTTGCTCAATCATCCCTCCATCCCGTCCCCAGATTTGGACATACATCCCCGGTGCGGTGTAAATCATCTGCGAAAGTCGCCGTTGCAGCGGAGGGCGATTGATCTCGCCGGTGATCGTATCGAACGAGGAGGAGATCGTCTCCACAATGCCCTCGGCGGCAAGGCGCATGTTGTCTTGAATTTGCGTCCGCCACGCCCAGTTCAAAAGGGTGAAGGACGAAATCCCAAAAACGACGATCACCGTTCCTAAAAGGAGGGAGTACCACAACGTGAGGCGTGTACGGATTGACATACAAAACAGTCCCAACCATTCCCAATGGCGGCTAGTGTACATGATTCCCATAAGAGTGGGGTGAGCCACCAGCCTGATTCACACCCCCAGCTAAGGCATAAAGGCGGCGGACACACGGTTGCTGATGAAATAGGCATCAGGCGTCAGTCGCAGCCGCTGCCCATCGAATTCAATCAACCCCTGATCGCTCAACCGCCGCAGCACCTCACCGTAGATCGATTCAAGGGGAACGCCAAACCGCGCCCGAAAACCAGCCCGATCCACCCCCTCCTGAATCAAACGTAAGCCCGTGAATAGGTATTCCACCATCGCCTCGGCATAAGGAATCGGCGTTGAGGACGCTACCGCCGCCGAAAGCGGGAAGCGTGAGGGCGCGTTTGCCTCCATGCGGGCGAGATACAGTTGTAGATTGCCCATAACCTCATAACGTATGCCGTTCACAAAGCCATGCGCCCCCATGCCCACCCCTATGTAATCGCCATATGTCCAATACTGGCGATTGTGGCGCGATTCATATCCCGCCCGCGCCCAATTGCTGATCTCGTAATGGATGAATCCTGCTTCTCTCGTCCGCGCTTGTGCCATTTCATACATGGCTGCCGCTAAATCGTCGTCCGGGGTGGGGAGCGATCCCTTGTTCACCCGTCGGGTGAGTGCCGTACCGTCCTCCAACTCAAGGGCATACAGGGCGAGATGATCGGGGGCAAGGGCGAGGGCTGCCGTTAGGGTCTGCGCCCAGTTCTCTAACGTTTGGCGAGGGAGGGCGAAGATGAGATCAAGATTTACATTCGTGAAGCCTGCCCGTCGGGCGGCATCGACAGCGCGGGCGGTTGTCTCTGCCTTGTGATCGCGTGCCATCAGGCGGAGTTCATCGGGCTGCGCCGATTGCATCCCGATACTCAGGCGGTTCACACCGTGTTCACGGCAGGCGGCAAGGTATGCCTCGCTCACATCGCTCGGATTCGCCTCCATCGTGATCTCGGCGTCCGCTGTCACCGCAAAGGACTCCCGCACCGCGTGAAGGATCATCCCGATCTGGTCGGGTGTCAGGCGGGTGGGTGTCCCCCCTCCGAAATAGATGCTGTGCAAGGGGCGCTCGTGTTGGGCAAGGGAGGTCACCTCCCGACACAAAGCGCTGACATAGGCGGGGATCAGCGCTTCGGCACGGGTGACAATGGTGAAAGCACAGTAGGTGCAGCGCACCGCACAAAAAGGAATATGAAGGTAAAGCGAAAGCGGCGCTGTGGACATTAGGAGAGGCTTCACTCCTCTGCCTCTTTTTTCATTATCGCACAAGACAGCCCAAGTGGTTGCCCATCGGCGTGTTTCCTCGTAAGATCACCGCGTTGATACGATACCCACCCAGTTTATGAGCTTATGAGGGGCAGCCCGTCCATGACGACGCTTGACCAAAAAATGATTCAAGACCTGATCAACCTTCTTTCCCCGCTCGTCCTTGACCCCGACGAACGCCCTGCCGTTCTCAGCCAAGCGCTCGGTGCGGATCACCCCCTTATGGTGCAGCTTGATTTCAGCGGCGCGGCATCAACTTTCGTCGCCAATGCTGCCCCTTTGCTCAACACCTACGGCGAGGCAGACGGGCGCACCGCCCTTGACCGCCTGCGCACCTTTGCTGCCGCCCGCCGAGGGATAAACGCCCCGCCCCCGCCGCGTGTTTTCATCAGCTATGCCCGCAAAGATGGCGAGGCGTTCGCCGCCGGAATGCGCGAGGCGCTCTTGGCGGCGGGCATTCCACTCTGGCAAGACCGCGTTGGAATGGAAGGTGGGCGCGATTGGTGGGGACAGATCACCGACGCGATTGATCAAGTCCAATTCATGATCCTCATCATGACCCCCGCCGCTATGGAATCGGAGATCGTCCGCAAGGAATGGCGCTACGCCCGCGCTCAGGGCGTCTGTGTTTACCCCGTAAAAGGGGCGATGGGGCTGGATTTTGCCTCCCTCCCTCGCTGGATGCGCGACGCCCATTTTTACGATCTCGGCGTTGACCCCGCCACCCTGATAGCCGGCGCGGAGTGGGCGAAATTTACCCGCGATCTTGCCGCCCCTTGCGAGACTCCCCGTGTTCCCTTTCCCTATGACAAGGAAAAATACAGTGGGTTTGTCCCGCGCCCAACTGAATTTGAGGCATTGATTACGCTACTTTTGGATGAATCGCGGGAGTCCCCAAAGGCGATCACGGCGGCGCTGCGTGGGGCGGGCGGCTATGGCAAAACCACCCTCGCCCGCGCCCTGATTCACGATGAACGCATCCAAATTGCCTATGACGACGGGATTCTTTGGGTGGAACTTGGTGAGGCGGTGGACGACGCCCGACTCCTTGCCAAGATGAACGATGTGATCGAAGCGCTCAGCGGAAAACGCAACGAAGCAGCCACGCTAGAGCGCGGCAAAGAACGGTTTGCCGAACTCTTGGCAGATCGGGACATTCTGATCGTCATTGATGATGCGTGGCGAAAAAAAGATGTAGACCCCTTCCTTGTGGGCGGCGGACGCTGCACACGGCTGATCACCACCCGCAACAGCGACACCCTCCCACGAGGGGCGCAGCATCTCCCCGTAGACGCCATGAAACCCAATGAAGCGGTGGTGCTCCTTGCCGCTGGTCTGCCTGACGGGGAAGAAGGGGCGCTGGCAAACTTGGCGCGGCGCTTGGGGGAGTGGGCGCTTCTCCTAGCGCTGGCAAATGGTGTTTTGCACGAGCGCATCGGGCGCGGCGAAACGCTGGCAGAGGCGCTTGATTACGCCGATAAAGCGCTCACCAAGCGCGGTCTTGCCGCCTTTGATGCCCGCGATGCCGGATCGCGCAATGACGCCGTGAAGGTGACGCTAGGCGTCAGTTTATCCCTTCTGAAAGCAGCCGAGACTGGGCGATTCTCCGAATTGGCGATCTTCCCCGAAGATACAGACATCCCCTTGGAAACCGTCGGGCGCTTGTGGGCGGCGACGGGCAACCTTGATGAATTTGACACCGAGGAACTCTGTGGGCTGCTCTATTCCCGTTCGCTCTTACAGAGTTTAGATTTAGGGCGGCGGGTGATTCGCCTTCACGATGTCGTGCGCACTTATCTAAGCGATGAGCATACCAACGCCCTCAAAGGCTGGCATAATCAGTTCTTGGGCGCGTATAAACTTTCCGAGTGGTGGCAGCTTTCGCACAGCGAACCTTACCTGTGGGAAACCCTCGCTTACCATTTGCTGGAGGCGGGACGCCGGGAGGACTTTTTCCGCACCGCCGCCGATTTACGCTACATTGCCATAAAAACCTTGCTACAAGGGACACTGAAAACAGAAGGGCTGCTCCTCAGCGCTATTCAGCAGGGGGAGTCCGATCCGGCTCACAAACTGCCCCCTATCCTCAGGACTCTCACGAATCGCTATCAGACCTCCGCCCATATGCTGGAGCGCTGTTCCACCCTGAATGAGGTGGGGGCGACCCTCCTCGTGCGCATTTTGGGTGGAGATGGTCAGGCGGCGCTGGAATCATTTATTCCCACACCCTACATCACCGCCATTGAATCCCTTCCCGACCTGCCCCACCCCTCCCTCATCCGCACACTGACGGGGCATGGCTCTGGCGTCACGGGCTGTCTTTTCACCCCCGATGGCAACGAAATTGTCTCCAGTTCGTATGATGGGACGCTCAAAATTTGGCATATTGAAAGCGGCGCGGTGCGCCTCACCTTGCGCGGGCATAGCGATTCCGTTCGGGCGTGCGCCATCAGCGCCAATGGCACGCTGATCCTCTCCGCTTCCAACGATGGGACGCTCAAACTCTGGGATCGGCACACGGGCGAAGAACGCCAAACGCTCAGCGGGCATGACAGCCGCGTGACCTGCTGCTCCCTCAGCGCTGACGGCAAAACTGCCCTCTCTGGCTCTGAAGATAAAACTCTAAAAATCTGGGATGTGGCAAGCGGGCGCGTCCGCTTCACCTTAGAGGGACACACCGAGAACATCTGGGGCTGTGCGCTCACCGCTGATGGCAAACGGGCGGCGTCTGCCTCCGCCGATGGGCGGCTCATTGTGTGGGATGCCCTGAGTGGGCAGCCCCTTCAAACGATTATAGCGAACGAGGTCGGCGTGACTGGCTGTGCATGGGGACACAACGATCAGGCGCTTCTCGCCGCACTTGTCGATAAAACGGTGGGCGTTTGGGACGCCCTCAGCGGTGAGTCGGAAATGACGTACATAGGGCATGAAGGATGGGTGAACGCCTGCGCGTGGATGGGTCCATACCCAATCAGTGCTTCGGCGGATAAACATGTTGTTGTCTGGGACATCAATTCACGACGGCAGTTGGAAATCCTCAGTGGTCATACGGGCGGCGTCAACGCCTGTGCCGCCTACGAGAACTACATTGTTTCCGCCTCGGTAGACCGCACGCTCAAACTATGGGAAATTCCCGTTTCGGTCTTCACCACCCACCCCGATAGCCACGCCGAAGCGCTGTACGAAGAAAAACCTATCCGCAGCCTTGCGGTAAACCTCTCGCCTACGGCAAAAACCCTTGTCGTCACCTCTCAAGGCGATCTGCTCAATCGTTATGAATCCTCTTCCACCGCCGCCGAGATTTTAGAAGACAGGGGGCAGGTGGATCGTCTCATCTTCAGCCCTGATGGGCAGCACCTTCTTGGTCTGAACGAATTAGGGCGCACCCTGACGATTTGGGAGACGAACACGTGGCAACCGATCAAAACGATTGGTAGTTTTGGCGCCTCGCTCTACGATGCGGCGATCAGCCGCGACGGAACGCTGATCGCCACCGCCTCTAGCTCTGCCCGTATTTACCGCTTTGGGCAGAACGTGCCGCTGATCAAGTTCCGCGAGACGGGACACATCATGCGCAGTGTCGCCTTCAGCCCCGATGGGCAGCAGCTTATCAGCGGGGCGGCAGATGCCAGCCTCACCATTTGGGAGGTGGCAACCGGCAATGCCCTGCACACCATACGCCGACATGCAAAGGTCGTTCGATGCCTCACCTACAGCCCCGATGGACGGTTCATCCTCAGCGGCGACGTGATCGGCACAATCTACCGTTGGGATGCCCGCTCCGGCAACGCTTACGGCGGGGTGAGCGCTCACGACGGCGTGATCAACCGTATTGTCTTTTCCCCCGATGGGCGGCACATTCTGACCTGTGCCATTGACGGCGTGCTGAAGGTATGGGACGCCACCCTCACAACACTGATTGCCGCTTTTTATGCCGATGGGGCGATTTACGATGCCGCTTGGCTGCCCGATGGGGAACGGATCGTCGCCGGGGGAGAGCGCGGACTCTATTGGTTGAAGGTCGTCTGGTGATGGTACACTTCAGTACAAGTCATTTCAAAACCCCACCTTTTGCCCCCCGTAAACGGGGAGGGGATGTTCATCCTCTGTCCCTACAAGCGGGAAAAGGGGGTAGGGGGATAGGGGTTTTTGAAAGACGCTCTAGCGTCCTACCCTACCCCGCACGGAGTCTGCAATGAACCTGACGCTTGAAGACATGCGCCGATTGGTACAGATTTTGAGCAGCCTTACCGATTTAGCCAACGATGTGGGGCGGGGCAATGTCCTTCGCTTGGCGGGCTTAGAGCGCTTTATTGCAACGATGGCGCCGGGGCTGAACGTTCAAAACTATGTCGTCCTGCTGCTTTCCGAATTGCAAACGTTCGGGATCGATCCGGCGGCACACCGCCACGTCTTAGCGATGTACCTGGACTATATTCAGGAAACCTACCTTGTGGGTCGCTCTGATGATCGGAATTTTGTTCGGGCATTGATCGGTTTGCCGCCTATAGAACTGACTGCCCCTGTGCCGCCCATTCCCACCGCGCCCGTCGCGCCCAATCGGATCACCATCCTGTTCCTTGCTGCCAACCCCACAGCGACAACCCGCCTTCGCTTGGACGCCGAATACCGCCAGATTGATCAGCGCCTTCTTGCCGCCCGCTTTCGGGATCGCTTCATGCTTGAACTATCGCCCGCCACCCGCCGAGGGGATTTGCAACAAGCGTTTTTGCGGTTTACCCCGAACATCGTCCATTTTTCCGGGCATGGTAGCGAACGCAGCGAGATTATCCTTGAGGATGCCAATGGGGGAGCGGCTGCCATTCCCCGTGAGGCGCTCAGCAGCCTGTTCAATATCCTAAATCAGGATGGACAGATACGCTGTGTGGTCTTAAATGCCTGTTACAGCCAAGCCCAAGCGGAAGGCATTGCCGAGTCGGTGGATTGTGTGGTGGGCATGGCAGATGCGATTGGCGATAACGATGCCATTGCTTTTGCCGAAGCGTTCTATCAAGCGCTTGCCTATGGGCGCAGCGTGAAACAAGCTTTTGAACTGGGCAAAAACGCCATTGATCTCCAACGCTTGCCCGATGCGTTCGTCCCCCAATTGATCACGCGGGCGGGGGTTGATCCCGCCGCGATCACCTTTGCCTGAGCAAGACGCCTCACCACCGCCGTTCGATCATGTACTGCCCCCACGTGATCAACAAATCGCGGTAAGGCGTGGGGGCAAGTATCTCAATTTCTGTCAGCGCCCCTTCCACCATCCGCTGCGCGACAGACTGTGTGTACTGGATCGCCTCCACATCGCGCAGGACGGCTGTCGCGGCGAGGATCGCTTCCTCACTGGCGTCAGAGCGCCCAAAGGCATGAAGAAACGTCTCCCTTTTTTTGCCAACCGCTTCGCGCAGCGTATGCAGGGCAAGGAGGGTCATTTTCCCCTCGCGCAGATCAGCGCCGACAGGTTTTCCGGTGATCGCCGTCTCCCCAACGACTCCTAGAATATCATCCTGAAGTTGGAACGCCGTCCCGCACGTCCCGCAAAAACGGGCGATCTGGGCGACTTCTGGGGTGTTTCCGCTGGCATCCCCTAACCCGATCATCGCTCCCGCACGCCCCGCAAATTCATAGAGGACGCCAGTTTTTTTGCGAAGCATGGCAAGGATTTGGTCTTCCGTTGGGTTAAACGCATCGCGGCTGGTGAACTGCACATCGAGTGTTTCACCCTCCAACAGCAAAAGCTGAACGTCCGTCGCCAACTCCCCCACAAGGCGTAGTACCAGCCGAGGATCAACCCCAAATTGGGTGTGCAGATCGTGGAACAGCATGTAAGACCACGATTGCTGAGCATCTCCGGCAAGAATGGCAATCACCCGCCCGTAATGCTCAGCGGCGTCCCCCGTCAGACCGAATTCTTGCGCCCCGCGTTGGGCAAATTCCACATGGACAGTGGGCTTGCCCCGCCGCAGCGGGTCTTTATCGATCACATCGTCATGGACGAGAGTCCACGTGTGGTACACCTCAATGCCCGCCGCCGCCGGAATCGCCACCTGTTCATCGCCGCCCACCGCCCCACAACTTAGCAGCATCACCGCCGGGCGAAGGGATTTCCCTCCCAGTTTGAGGTAGCTCAACGCTGCCTGATGGATATGTGGCGGCGAAAGGCGGGCGGCATATGGATGATTAAAAATATAGTCATAAACGCGCCCACGCCGTTCAGCAAGTTCTTTCAGAAGCGCATCAAAACGCTGATCTATCTTTATAGCCATTCCTAAGTGCGTCACCCTACCTTTTGTGAGCCATATAGACTATTCCTCAGCGCAGATTCTAGCGAAGCGGGCGCAAAAATGCCGGATCAACGCTGATCGGTTGGGTAAGCTGCACCTGAATGTACTCCGTCCCATCAGCGGTACTGGCGCTTCGCCCCAACCCATAGGGGACGAGGTTGTTATTGGCAATCACAATAGACTGTTCGGCGGAAGGGTAAATAGCGGCGATAGAACGGTAGGGGTATTTGAAGGGATTGCTCAGCCCAAAGGCATCACGCGCATTGTTGAAAATAGGGTCTACAGCGATTCCATTCGGATCCTCCACATTCAAGAGATCGGCAAGGGGGGTCTTGGCGCTCGACCCATTGCGTAGGTTGATTAGGAACACCTTTTTGAAGGCGGCACGGCGGTTTTCGCCACTATCGAGTTCGATTATCATCGCTTCATCATTGTTGATCATCGTCATCCCGCCAACCTGATCGGCATCCCGATCCAGATTATAGGTAGTTGCTAGTGCCTCGAAGGAACGGGTCGTCAGGTTGAACGCCCGAAAGGTGATTCCCCGTCCGCCGTTGTGTTGGGCAATGATCAACGCCGACTCATTAGGCGTCACCCCCATCCCTTGTAAACGTCCACCATCAAGGGCAATCGGCGGCTCTAGCAGTTTTCCGTAAGCGTCAAAGCGCAGCAACGCGGGAGTCATTTCTTCCGCAACCCAATACGAATTTCCTACGCGGCTCATGGCGCGAGGGCTAAAATCTGCGCCCGTCAGATAGCGCGTTTTGCTATCGCCATTCACCAATGGCTTGCTCACATAGCCGTTGGGGTCAGCAAGGATTTGCCGATCCAACTGGACGACTTCTCCAGTTCCACTCCCCACCCGCCGGAAACTCAGTTCAAACACATAGATGCGCAGTTGGAAATCGGCGCTGCTTTGCCCGCCAAACTGTCCACTGGTCAGTGCTACCCATGTCCCTGGATAGGCGCCGGGAAGGATCGCTGTGATTGAGCCGACAGGCTGGCTGTCAAAGGGGATCTTCACGCCGTTGATCAACGCGCCTTTCCCCAGCGCCACCCCCGCTGGCGGTCCATCATTCAGGTAATTGGAGGGCAATATGGCACGTCCGGTCAGTTGGGCGCGGGTCTGGGCAGAGACCACGCCGGGCAAACTAACAAGAAGGGCGGTCACCAAAACCCCCAAAACAAAGGCGGCGCGGCGTGTGTTCATCATCTAATTCCCCATTAGGCAGCAGCTTCATATAGAATCTATAGAAGCTATTGTACCCCTGACCGCCCTCTGTGTCTTTGCTTCCCTCCAAAAGCCCCCAAAAGGTGGGGTTATGAAGGGGAATCAAAAAACCCCACTCTTTACTGGGGTTTCTTTTGAGCGGGCGATGGGACTCGAACCCATGACCTTCTCCTTGGCAAGGAGACGTTCTACCACTGAACCACGCCCGCATGATAGAAGAAAGTATAGATCACTTTGCCAAACTTGGCAAGAGCAATTTTGGCGCCGCGTTTTGCCGCGTATTCTCCCTTTTCAGCCAGACCTTCCCTTCAGAGTCAGGCTTGCCGGATTATGCGTTTTAAGCGATACTTTGAATTCGGAGGTGCTACCGTATTATGCAGCCAACACGGGCTATTACCAAGCGAATCCTCCCCGGTTCGCTCACGGGCATCCAAACTTGGGTGCGTCTCATGGGCTATCTGCGCCCCTATCGCCGTTGGGTTGTCGTCACCGCCATCGCGCTCACCGCATCTACCATCCTTGCTATTCTCATCCCGCGTCTGCTCCGCGACGTGATCGATATTGGCGTGACGCAAGGCGAATCATCGTTTATGGTTGCGGCGGGTGCGCTCGTCATTGGCTTGGGCATTTTTCGTGGAGTCTCGGGCTTCCTCTTTCGCTTTTTTGGCGAGCGCCTTTCCCACTACATTGCCTATGACATTCGCAACGAAGTCTACGACAAGGTACAGCGCCTGCCCTTTGCCTACCACGACAGTGCCCAAACGGGGACACTGATCACCGTTGCCATCAGCGATGTGGACGAGGTGCAGCGGTATTTTGGCTTCGGCTTGATCGACGGTATCAACACGCTCTTATTGTTTGCGGGCGTCACCGTCATGATGCTGACGACCAACCTCTGGCTCACCCTAATTGCCCTCACACCCCTCATTCCTCTGGCGATCCTCTCTGTACGCTTTGCCCGACAGGTTGATCCGCGTTGGCGCGGCATCATGGAGCGCGTCCAAAAGTTGGGCAATCACCTTCAGGAAAGCGTCATCGGGGCGCAGGTCGTTCGTGCCTTTGCCCGTGAGGATTACGAGATCGGCAAATTTGCCTACCAAAACGTTGAATTATTCAACCAGCAGCTTGGGCTAACCCGTACATGGGCATACTTCTTGCCCCTCAGCGCGTTCATCGTCACCTGTTCGGTGGCAGCGGTGCTGTTTGTGGGGGCGCTTTTAGAGCGGGCAGGCATGGCGGGCGTCACCGTGGGGACAGTGGTCGCTTTCAACGCCTATGTGCTGCTCTTAGGGCAGCCTCTCCGCTTTTTCGGTTTTGTGATCATCCTTACGACGCAGGGCGTCACCAGCAGCCGCCGCATCTTCGATATTTTAGACGCCGCCGAAGACATCAAAGATGTTCCCAACGCCGTGCCGCTCCCCCCCATTAAAGGGCATGTCCGGTTCGAAAACCTCAGCTTTCGTTACCCCGATGCGCCTGATTACACCCTACGAGGGATCACCATCGAAGCGCAGCCGGGACAGGTGATCGCCCTTTTGGGCAAAACCGGATCGGGCAAAAGCAGCCTGATCAACCTGATCTCTCGCTTTTACGAGGCAACACAAGGGCGCGTCCTAATTGATGGGAGAGATGTGAAAACGGTCACGCTGGAGAGTCTGCGGCGGCAAATTGGCGTTGTCTTACAGGAATCCCTTTTGTTTTCGGCGTCCATCCGCGAAAATATCGCCTATGGTCGCCCCGATGTTTCCGAGGAGGCGATCATCGCCGCAGCAGAGGCGGCAAACGCACACGGCTTCATCACCGAATTTCCCGATGGCTACGACACGCTCATCGGTGAGCGCGGTGTGACACTTTCCGGCGGGCAGCGCCAGCGGATCGCCATTGCGCGGGCGCTGCTCATCGATCCGCGCATCCTCATCCTTGACGATTCGATGAGCAGTGTCGATACGAAAACAGAATTCCTCATCCAAGAGGCGCTTGAACGGCTGATGAAAGGGCGGACGACCTTCGTCATTGCCCAACGCCTCACCACCGTCCAAAACGCCGATACCATCCTCGTCTTAGATCACGGCGAGATTGCCGAACGCGGCACGCACGCTGACCTTTTGGCACGTGATGGGCTTTACGCTGATATTTACCGTTTGCAACTCGAAGATCAAGAACGCCTGCGCCGTGAACTCATGGTGACGGGCGGTTTGTTGGAGGCGAAACCGTAACCCCCTATGGGAATGATGCTCTCAGCAACAGCCGAACATACGAAAAAGGTCTTCGATTGGGCGGTGACGAAACGCCTTTTCACCTACCTTCGCCCTTTCCGCAAGCAGCTTATCCGTGCCTTTGCAGCGGCGGTTCTCACCGTCGTTGCCGCTGTTGTTGGCTCGCCCCTGATCGGCTTCATTGTCGAACGGGGCGTTCAAAACCGCGATCTGATGGCGGTGGCTGTGGGTGTTTTGGTTTACCTTGCCGCCGATGGCTTTGGCACGCTTGGCTTTCACCTTCAAGTGCGGAATATGTCCTACGCCGGGCAGCATGTGATCCAAAAACTACGCGATGAAATGTTCGCCCACATTCAGCACCTCTCGCTCTCATTCTTCAGCACCTACGAAACAGGGCGGCTGATCGCCCGCGTCGTGGGCGATGTCAACGTCCTGCGCGAGGCGCTCACCTTTGCCATTGTTGGCACGTTCCGCGATCTGATGATCCTGATCGGTATTCTGATCGCCATGACGCTGATCAACCTCCCCCTAACGTTGGTGGCGTTGGCTGCTTGCGCCGCCTTGATCATTGTCGCCAATGTCTGGCGTATTTATGCACGCAAGGCATACAGCGCCGTCCGCGAGACGAACGCCGTTGTCAACGCCGAACTCAGCGAAGCCTTCAACGCCGTCCGTGTGACCCAGGCGTTCGCCCGTGAGGGGTTTAACTACCGCCGCTTTGCGGAGGAGAAGAATCTTGCCCACCGCAAGACGAACACCCGCGCCGCGCTGATTAGCGCCGGATTTTTCCCGACGATTGAACTCGTTGCCGGCGTGACGAT
The genomic region above belongs to Anaerolineales bacterium and contains:
- a CDS encoding HAMP domain-containing protein produces the protein MSIRTRLTLWYSLLLGTVIVVFGISSFTLLNWAWRTQIQDNMRLAAEGIVETISSSFDTITGEINRPPLQRRLSQMIYTAPGMYVQIWGRDGGMIEQTANTTFIYPFDRQGLMNVQLTTIDVILDDGTPAIVSTFPLVRPDGGHIGAIQIMSPLTLLKAAMSRLVWVMVGAGGVALVVSFLIGLIIAGQALQPIETISQIATQITAADDLSKRIPYEGANDELGQLAATFNTTLARLERLFKAQRRFVADISHELRTPLTTIQGNVDLIRRFYPQMDSLEVEAIESENKRMVRLVGDLLLLAQADAGRLPLDMRIIDMDTLALELYRQAKVLAGKKVEVVSAGIEAVRIKGDTDRLKQLMLNLITNAIKYTPEGGRVTLQLRYDEGFAKFSVRDTGIGIPEKDLPHIFERFYRVDKARARDMGGAGLGLSISLWIAEAHGGRIFVESVPEQGSTFTVQLPALGDVQPESTRETQRRLPILRRGATIKPG
- the hemW gene encoding radical SAM family heme chaperone HemW; the protein is MSTAPLSLYLHIPFCAVRCTYCAFTIVTRAEALIPAYVSALCREVTSLAQHERPLHSIYFGGGTPTRLTPDQIGMILHAVRESFAVTADAEITMEANPSDVSEAYLAACREHGVNRLSIGMQSAQPDELRLMARDHKAETTARAVDAARRAGFTNVNLDLIFALPRQTLENWAQTLTAALALAPDHLALYALELEDGTALTRRVNKGSLPTPDDDLAAAMYEMAQARTREAGFIHYEISNWARAGYESRHNRQYWTYGDYIGVGMGAHGFVNGIRYEVMGNLQLYLARMEANAPSRFPLSAAVASSTPIPYAEAMVEYLFTGLRLIQEGVDRAGFRARFGVPLESIYGEVLRRLSDQGLIEFDGQRLRLTPDAYFISNRVSAAFMP
- a CDS encoding TIR domain-containing protein — its product is MTTLDQKMIQDLINLLSPLVLDPDERPAVLSQALGADHPLMVQLDFSGAASTFVANAAPLLNTYGEADGRTALDRLRTFAAARRGINAPPPPRVFISYARKDGEAFAAGMREALLAAGIPLWQDRVGMEGGRDWWGQITDAIDQVQFMILIMTPAAMESEIVRKEWRYARAQGVCVYPVKGAMGLDFASLPRWMRDAHFYDLGVDPATLIAGAEWAKFTRDLAAPCETPRVPFPYDKEKYSGFVPRPTEFEALITLLLDESRESPKAITAALRGAGGYGKTTLARALIHDERIQIAYDDGILWVELGEAVDDARLLAKMNDVIEALSGKRNEAATLERGKERFAELLADRDILIVIDDAWRKKDVDPFLVGGGRCTRLITTRNSDTLPRGAQHLPVDAMKPNEAVVLLAAGLPDGEEGALANLARRLGEWALLLALANGVLHERIGRGETLAEALDYADKALTKRGLAAFDARDAGSRNDAVKVTLGVSLSLLKAAETGRFSELAIFPEDTDIPLETVGRLWAATGNLDEFDTEELCGLLYSRSLLQSLDLGRRVIRLHDVVRTYLSDEHTNALKGWHNQFLGAYKLSEWWQLSHSEPYLWETLAYHLLEAGRREDFFRTAADLRYIAIKTLLQGTLKTEGLLLSAIQQGESDPAHKLPPILRTLTNRYQTSAHMLERCSTLNEVGATLLVRILGGDGQAALESFIPTPYITAIESLPDLPHPSLIRTLTGHGSGVTGCLFTPDGNEIVSSSYDGTLKIWHIESGAVRLTLRGHSDSVRACAISANGTLILSASNDGTLKLWDRHTGEERQTLSGHDSRVTCCSLSADGKTALSGSEDKTLKIWDVASGRVRFTLEGHTENIWGCALTADGKRAASASADGRLIVWDALSGQPLQTIIANEVGVTGCAWGHNDQALLAALVDKTVGVWDALSGESEMTYIGHEGWVNACAWMGPYPISASADKHVVVWDINSRRQLEILSGHTGGVNACAAYENYIVSASVDRTLKLWEIPVSVFTTHPDSHAEALYEEKPIRSLAVNLSPTAKTLVVTSQGDLLNRYESSSTAAEILEDRGQVDRLIFSPDGQHLLGLNELGRTLTIWETNTWQPIKTIGSFGASLYDAAISRDGTLIATASSSARIYRFGQNVPLIKFRETGHIMRSVAFSPDGQQLISGAADASLTIWEVATGNALHTIRRHAKVVRCLTYSPDGRFILSGDVIGTIYRWDARSGNAYGGVSAHDGVINRIVFSPDGRHILTCAIDGVLKVWDATLTTLIAAFYADGAIYDAAWLPDGERIVAGGERGLYWLKVVW
- a CDS encoding CHAT domain-containing protein, whose product is MNLTLEDMRRLVQILSSLTDLANDVGRGNVLRLAGLERFIATMAPGLNVQNYVVLLLSELQTFGIDPAAHRHVLAMYLDYIQETYLVGRSDDRNFVRALIGLPPIELTAPVPPIPTAPVAPNRITILFLAANPTATTRLRLDAEYRQIDQRLLAARFRDRFMLELSPATRRGDLQQAFLRFTPNIVHFSGHGSERSEIILEDANGGAAAIPREALSSLFNILNQDGQIRCVVLNACYSQAQAEGIAESVDCVVGMADAIGDNDAIAFAEAFYQALAYGRSVKQAFELGKNAIDLQRLPDAFVPQLITRAGVDPAAITFA